The genomic stretch GATCATCGTGTCCAGCCGCTTGCGCAGCGTCTCCAGTTCGCAGCGCATCAGCTCCAGCTTCTGCGTCGCGGGATCGAACATCTCGCTGCACGGCGTGCCATAGGGCACGAAATCGCGCTGCCACGCCTGCGCCTCGACCAAGGTCGAGCGCGCCGGGATGCCGACCATCACCGCGCCCTCGGGCACATCCTTGGTCACCACGGCATTCGCGCCGACCCGCGCGCGCTCGCCAACAATGATCGGCCCCAGCACCTGCGCGCCCGAACCCAGGATCACGCCGTCCATCAGCGTCGGGTGCCGCTTGCCCGCAACGCCATTGTCCGGACTGGTCCCGCCTAGCGTGACGCATTGATAGATCGTGACATTGTCGCCGATCTCCGCGGTCTCGCCGATCACGACAAAGCCATGGTCGATGAAGAAATTGCGCCCGATCGTGGCGCCGGGATGGATGTCGATCGCCGTCATCCAGCGCGACCAGTGGTTGACCGCGCGCGCCGCGAAATACCAGCGGCGCCGGAACAGCGCATGCGCGATGCGGTGATAGCCGAGCGCCCACACGCCCGGATAGAGCAGGATTTCGGCACGCGAACGCGGCGCGGGATCGCGCGCGCGGATCGAATCGATATAGGCCGTCAGACGCTGGAACATGGCCGGAGTCCCCTTTATCGCGCCCATCTAGTGCATCGGCGCCCGAATTTCCAGAACGCCCCCTGCCCGCGCTTGTTGCCGGTAAACACTATGTGTCTTGTGATGCGGCCCCCGGCACGGCATTTCCCACGCGACGACTGGGCAATGGCATAGGGCGCGGATGATCTTCGGAGTGGACCTTTCGGCGTTGCTGCCCTTCATCGCGGTGGGCTTCGCGGCGCAGATGGTCGATGGCGCATTGGGCATGGCGTTCGGCATCATCAATTCGACGCTGCTGGTCAGTTTCCTGGGCGTCCCCCCCGCGCATGCCTCGGCGATGGTCCATGCGGTCGAGACGTTCACGACGGCGGCGTCGGGGGCCAGCCATGTGCTTCATCGCAACATCAACTGGCGGCTGTTCTTCCGGCTGGTGATCCCCGGCATGATCGGCGGCGCGCTGGGCGCCTATGTGCTCAGCAATATCGATGCGTCGGCGGCGAAGCCGTTCGTGATGGCCTATCTCACCTCGATCGGCCTCTATCTGCTCTATCGCGCATGGCGCGGGGCCGTGGAGCCCCGCGAGCCCAAGATCATCGAGCCGCTCGGGCTTGCCGGTGGCTTTCTCGATGCGGCGGGCGGCGGCGGCTGGGGGCCGGTGGTGACGTCGAACCTGCTCGTCCAGGGCGCCTCGCCGCGCACGACGATCGGCACCGTCAACACCAGCGAGTTTTTCCTGACCGCGACGATTTCGGCGACGTTCATCGCGACTTTGGGGTTCGCGGCGTTCACCTTTCAGACGCTCGGCATCCTGATCGGCGGGCTGATCGCGGCGCCGTTTGGCGGGTTCCTCGCCAAGCGCGTGCCCGCACGACCGCTGATGGCGATGGTGGGCGTGCTGTTGACGCTGACCAGCGCCTATACCGTGTATCGGGCGCTCGTGGGCTAAGCCATGCGGACCCGGCGGGTCATTCTATCGGTCTCCGCGCGGTGACGGCCGTCCATGGCGCAGCGCCCCCTTCGTAGCCGCCACCGAGATAGCCGACCATCGATACGCCGTCCCACTGCGCCGAACGCGCATAGACCTCCGCAAGCGCAGCGCGGTCCGGATAGTTGAAATAGCGTCCCAGCGAATCGCGCCCCGCGCCGCCGCCGACCTTATAGTTCGCGAAGTGCAGCCCGCCCGGCTTCAATGCCCGGAATATCAGCGCTAGGACGTCGCACAGCGCCGCCATCGGCACGTGCAACAGGCTGGCATTGGCCCAGACCGCGTCATAGGCGCGAATCGCCGACAGCGCGTCGAAGCGCAGCACCCGCACCGGGCGGCCCAACCGTTGCTCGGCCAAAGCGGCCATCGCCGGGATTCCGTCGGTCGGGTCGACGGCAAAGCCATGGGCGATCAGCGCCTCCGCGTCCCGGCCGCTGCCGCATCCGAGTTCAAGGACATGGGCGCCGGGAGGCAGCGCCCGCATAAAGTCTTCGAGAAAGCGGCTGACGCGGGCCTTGCCGTTCGCCACATAGGCAGGTGCATGCTCCGCATAAAAGTCCAGCGTCGCCTGATCATAGGCAGCCGGGTTCGGGGGCGAGGGCACCATGGGGCCAGCCTAGCAAGCGCGCCACCGCGTGCAATGGGGTCGGACCGGAACAGGGATAAGGCAATGCGCACCAAACTGAGCGTCTGCCAGCGCAAGCGGCGCTTCGCTTCTGGACAGGCGGCGATTGCGGCGGCGCAGGAGGCGACGATCGTCCTGCGCCCCTATCGCTGCGATCGGTGCGGCCAGTTCCACCTGACGGGCCGGACCAAGGGGAAGCGCGCGATCCAGCGCCCCGTCGATCAATAGCGGCCTATTGAGTGATTAACTCGATCACTCCGAGCGGACCTTCCAATTTCCCAAGCGCGGTACGGCGGCCTATATCACCTCTCGTACCCAACCACCGCTTCGGAGGAACTACCGCATGTCGCTCATCGGAACCACGATCAAGCCGTTCACCACCCAGGCCTATAAGCAGGGCAAGTTCGTTGAGGTCAGCGACACCGACGTCAAGGGCAAGTGGGCGGTATTCTTCTTCTACCCGGCGGACTTCACCTTTGTCTGCCCGACCGAGCTCGAAGACCTGGCCGGCATCTATCCGACGCTCCAGGGCATGAACGTCGAAGTATACTCGGTCTCGACCGACACGCATTTCAGCCACAAGGCATGGCACGACACCTCGCCCGCGATCGGCAAGATCGACTATTTCATGCTGGGTGATCAGAACCACACGATCTCGAACAACTTCGACATCCTGCGCGCGGGCCAGGGCCTGGCCGATCGCGGCACCTTCGTCGTCGATCCCGAGGGCGTGATCCAGCTCGTCGAGATCACTTCGGAAGGCGTTGGCCGCAACGCAGTCGAGCTGCTCCGCAAGATCAAGGCTGCGCAGTATATCGCGTCGCACCCCGGCGAAGTCTGCCCGGCGAAGTGGGAAGAGGGTGAAGAAACCCTGGCCCCGTCGCTCGACCTGGTCGGCAAGATCTAAGCACCCGCCCCCCCTTTCGGGTGCTTACGCGGCCCGGGGCGGACATCCCTCCCGCCCCGGGCCGTTTCTATTTTGTGAGAGCCCAGCGCTTTTTCACACAGTTTCAGGAGTTTCCCCCATGCTCGACGCCACTCTGACGCAGCAGCTCAAAGCCTATCTCGTGAACATCCGCGAGCCGATCGAGCTCGTCGCCTCGCTGGGCGACGATGCCAAGTCGCGCGAGCTGGGCGAACTGCTGAACGAAATCGCCGCGCTGTCCGACAAGGTCAGCGTCGTCCCCGCCGCCGACGACAAGCGCCGCCCCAGCTTCATGATCCGCCGCACCGGCACCGATATCGGCGTGCGCTTCGCCGGCATCCCGATGGGGCATGAGTTCACCTCGCTGGTGCTCGCACTGCTCCAGGTCGGCGGTCACCCGTCCAAGGCCGCGCAGGAGCTGATCCAGCAGGTCAAGGAACTGGACGGCGATTTCGAATTCGAAACCTATTTCTCGCTGTCGTGCCAGAACTGCCCCGACGTGGTGCAGGCGCTGAACCTGATGGCGGTGCTCAACCCGCGCATCCGCCACACTGCGATCGACGGCGCGCTGTTCCAGGACGAAGTGACCAGCCGCAAGGTGATGGCGGTACCCACCGTGTTCCTCAACGGCGAACCGTTCGGCCAGGGCCGGATGGAGCTGGAGCAGATCGTCGCGAAGATCGACAGCGGCGCCGAAGCCAAGGCGGCGGCAAAGATCGCGCAGAAGGACCCGTTCGACGTGCTGATCGTCGGCGGCGGCCCGGCGGGCGCGGCGGCGGCAATCTACACCGCGCGCAAGGGCATCCGCACCGGCATCGTCGCCGAACGCTTCGGTGGGCAGGTGCTCGACACGATGGGGATCGAGAATTTCATCTCGGTCAGCCACACCGAAGGGCCCAAGCTCGCCGCGCATCTGGAGCAGCACGTCAAGGACTATGACGTCGACATCATGAACCTCCAGCGCGCCGAAAAGCTGATCCCGGCGCGGAGCGAAGGCGGGCTGCACGAAGTCGTGCTGGCCAACGGTGCGCGGGTGAAGGCCAAGGCGCTGATCCTCTCCACGGGTGCCCGCTGGCGCCAGATGAACGTGCCCGGCGAGGACGAGTATCGCAACAAGGGCGTGGCATACTGCCCGCATTGCGACGGCCCGCTGTTCAAGGGCAAGCGCGTCGCGGTGATCGGCGGCGGCAATTCGGGTGTCGAGGCTGCGATCGACCTGGCGGGCATCGTCGCGCACGTCACGCTGATCGAGTATGACAGCCAGCTCCGCGCCGACGCGGTGCTCCAGCGCAAGCTCGCCAGCCTGCCCAACGTCAAGATCCTCACCTCGGCGATGACCACCCGCGTCAATGGCGATGGCGAGAAGGTGTCGGGGCTCAGCTACAAGGACCGCAACAGCGGCACCGAGCACGACATCGAGTTGGAAGGCATCTTCGTCCAGATCGGGCTGGTCCCGAACACCGAATGGCTGAAAGACGCCATCGGCCTCACCCCGCGCGGCGAAATCGAAATCGACGCGCGCGGCGAGACGAGCCAGCCGGGCATCTTCGCCGCGGGCGACGCGACCACGGTGCCGTACAAGCAGATCGTGATCGCGATGGGCGCAGGCTCGACCGCGGCGCTGTCCGCATTCGACTACCTGATCCGCCTGCCCGCTGAGGAACTGGTCGAAGCGGCGGCGTGACGGCCTCTTTCCCCTCCCTGCAAGGGAGGGGATCAAGGGGTGGGTGCGGAAAAGGGCGGGGGTCGATCCCCCGGCCTTTTCCTTTGTCCGATAGCGGCGGAGGCTCGCTGCGCTCGCCACCCACCCCCGCCCCCTCCCTTGAAAGGGAGGGGAGTTTGAGGTGAAAAATCGTAGCAGTCACTATATAGCATAAAACTAATCGAGGGAGACGATCACTGGCCGCCACCTACCTCCCGACGCTCAAGCAGCTCCAATATCTGGTCGCGCTCCACGATTCGGGGCATTTCGGGCGCGCGGCGGAGGCGACCTTCGTCACCCAGTCCACGCTGTCGGCGGGTATCCGCGAGCTGGAGACGCTGATTGGCGTGGTGCTGGTCGAGCGGACCCGGCGCGTTGTCCGCTTCACCCCGCTGGGCGAGCGGATCGTGGCAAAGGCGCGGCGGGTGCTGCGCGAGGCGGATGAACTGGGCGACCTCGCCCGCGCCGCCGGGCGGCCGCTGTCGGGCGAGATGCGGATGAGCGTCATCCCCACCATCGCCCCCTTCCTGCTGCCACGCATCCTCCCGCGGCTGCGCAAGGACTATCCCGACCTCAAGCTGTTCCTCCGCGAGGAAACCAGCGGCCAGGCGTGCGAGGGGCTCCACCATGGCCGCACCGATTGCGTGCTGCTCGCTTTGCCCTTTGCGTGCGGCGAAGTGGAAACCGCGTCGCTGTTCGACGACCGGCTGTTCGTCGCCTTCCCCGATGGCGAGATGGACCCCACCCCCTCGATCCGCCCCGCCGACATCGACGAGACGCGGCTGCTGATGCTCGAGGATGGGCATTGCCTGAAGGACCACGCGCTCGCCGCATGCAACCGCCCGGAACTGCGCGCCGAGGCGACGATGCTCGGCACCTCGCTGCACACGATGGTCCAGATGGTCGATAACGGGCTGGGGCTGACGATGCTGCCCGAAATGGCGATCGACGCAGGGATTTTGGACCATACCCACATCACCGCGCGCCCCCTCGACGCACTCAACGCCTCGCGCCACATCGCGCTGGTGTGGCGCAAGGCCAGCCCCCGCGAGCGCGACTTCCGGTTGCTGGCGGAAGTGCTCGCGGCGACGCGGAGGGGCTAGGCTACGCCTCCCAGGCCGCGCGCAGTTGCTCCATCTGGTGCATGCGTTCGTGCACAATGGCGACCACCTCGATCTCGCCACTTATCTTTTGCCGCCAATAGACGAAATGATGCGCGCACCGACAGAACCAGCCCCCGATGCCGAAGGCGGGGCTGATCTGCCGCCATGCCACGCGCCGATCGGCAATCGCATCGAAGCAATCGAACAGCGTGTTGTAATAACGGTCCGCCTGATCCGCTCCCCATTCCGCATGGGTATACCCATAAATGTCGGCGACCTGCCCCTCGGCCATCGGGGAAAGCCGATAGAGGCTCACCGGTGCCGCGCCCGGAGCCGTTCTAGGAACGACTCGCGATCGACATACACCGCATCCTCCTCCGGCGAGGCGAACGCCCGCTGCAGTTCGGCCTTCAGCGCCTCGAACATCTCGCGCTCGACTCGCTCCTTGTCGCGGCGGATCAGGTCGCGGACATATTCGCTGACATTCTCGTACAGCCCCTCCTCCCCGACATTGCGCGACACGAAATCGCTCAGGGGGCCGGAGATGCGGACGTTGAGGTTCATCGGCTTGGACATGGCCGTAAAGATAAACTGGAATATCCTGTACGGCTAGCCCCAGCGCGCCGCCGCGTCCCCGTCGCTCGCCCGCGCTTCCACCCATGCGGCATCGTCCCCGCGCCGCTCGCGCTTCCAGAAGGGGGCGTCGGTCTTGAGCCGGTCGATCAGGTACGCGCACGCCTCCAGCGCCTCACGCCGGTGCGATGCCGCCGTGCCGACAAAGACGATGCGGTCGCCCGGCACCATCGCCCCGACGCGGTGGACGATCGTCACGCCCAACAGGCGCCAGCGCGCCGTTGCCGCCTCGGCCAGCGCGATCAGCGTCGCGTCGGTCATGCCGGGATAATGTTCGAGCATCAGCTCGGTCACGCCGTCGTCGCCGCGCACCACGCCGGTAAAGCTCGCCACGCCCCCCGCCCCGCGCTCCTCCAGCGCCGCGACTTCGACCGCCAGCTCGATCGGCGCGGGATCGACCGAGACGCGAATCATCCGCCCGTCACCGGCGGAAAGATCGCCACTTCGCGCGCGCCCGCCAGCGGCGCGTCGAGTGCCACGAACTTCTGGTCGATCGCCGCGCGCAGCCGCGCCGGCTCGGCAAAGGCGGCGGCATGGCCGGGGCCCTGTTCGGCCAGCCAGCAGATCAAATCGGCGACATTGACCACCGCTTCGGGCGGGTCGACACGCTCCTGCCCCGTGCCGATGCGTTCGCGCACCCAGGCGAAATAGAGCATCGTGATCGCCATCACGTGTCCATGTGCTTCAGTCCGACTCGCAGATAGTCCCAGCCGGTGATCGCGGTCAGCACCGCCGCCCCCCACAGGGCGATCAGCCCGATTTGCTGCACCCATCCCCATTCGGGGACCGCACCGGCCAGGATCAGCAGCCCCAATGCGCCCAGCTGGAGCGCCGTCTTCCACTTCGCCAGCCGCGACACCGGCAACGAAACCTGGATCCCGCCCAGAAATTCGCGCAGCCCCGACACCGTGATTTCGCGCAGCAGGATGACCAGCGCCGCGACCAGATGCAGCCCGGTGATCCCGCTCGTCGCCGTCGTCTTGCCGACCAGCAACAGGATCACCGCGGCGATCATGATCTTGTCGGCGATCGGATCGAGGAACACGCCGAGCTTCGAAACGGTGCCCTGCGCGCGCGCAAGATAGCCGTCGAAATAATCGGTTACGCCCATCAGGCAGTAGATCGCGAAGGCAACGGCATAGCCCGCCCGCCATTCAGGCCACCACAGGAATGCCGCCAGCAGCGGCACGGTGACGATCCTCGACAAAGTGAGGATATTGGGGAGCGTCAGCATCCGCGCGCTGTAACACCCTCTAGCCTCAAGCGGAATAAGCGTTGCTGGGGTCCGTGCCGCTCGGCTATGTCGGCGCCTCGCCGGCGGGTTTCCGCTGTTGAAAGGTTTGGAGAAGAAATGATCGGTGCGCTCGGTTTGATGAAGGAGCGCCGGTTCCTGCCCTTGTTCTGCACGCAGTTCCTGGGCGCGTTCAACGACAATCTGTTCAAGAACGCGATGGTATTCTTCGCGACGTACCAGATCTTCAGCTCGGTCGAGGCGGAGACCAAGTTCAGCGCCATCGCCACCGGCATCTTCATCCTCCCCTTCTTCCTCTTCTCCGCGCTCGCCGGGCAACTTGCCGACAGTTACGACAAGGCGCGGATCATGCGGATCATCAAGGCCGCCGAAATCGGCATCATGCTGGTCGGCGCGGCGGGAATTTTCCTCAAAAGCCTGCCGCTGATGCTCGTCGCCTTGGTCGGGATGGGCATTCATTCGACCTTTTTCGGCCCGATCAAATATGCGGTGCTGCCCCAGCATCTGGATGAGGACCAGGTGCTCGCCGGCACCGGCATGGTCGAGGCCGGCACCTATATCGCGATTCTCTGTGGCACGATCGCCGGCGGCCTGATCAGCCCCACCGCGGCGGCGATTACGGTCATCGCGATCGCGACGCTCGGCTGGTTCACCTCGCTGAAGATCCCGCCCGCCCCGCCGCTGGTCTCGCTAAAGCTCGATTTCAACATCTTCCGATCGTCCTACCGGCTGATCGCCGCGACGATGCACATCCGGCGGCTGTTCCTCGCGATCATCGCGATCAGCGTGTTCTGGACGATCGCCGCGGTGCTCGCGGTGCTGTTCCCGCCGCTGGTCAAGAACGTGTTCCATTCGCAAAAGGACGTCGCCAGCGTCTTCCTGGCGATCTTCTCGGTCGGGATCGCGATCGGATCGGTGATCATCAACCGGCTGTTGAAGGGGCATGTCTCGGCCAAATACGCCGTCGCCTCGGTGCTCGCGATGGCGGTGTTCGTCGCCGATTTCCACTTCGCAGCGCGCTTCTGGCCGATCCATGACGGGCCGCTGCTCAAGACGATCGACTTCATTTCGATGCCGTCGGCGTGGCGGGTGCTCGTCGACCTGTCGGCGATCTCGATCACCGGCGGGATGTTCGTGGTGCCGCTCTACGCCTTTCTGACGACCACGGTGGAAAAGTCGCAGACAGCGCGCACCGTCGCGGCGAACAACATCGTCAATTCGGGGTTCATGGTCGCGGGATCGGTGGGGATTTTCGGCATCACCAACATCCCCGGCGTCAGCGTCGACGATGCGATCTGGGTGGTATTCGCGCTGTGCCTCGCCTCGGCGGTTGCGGCATGGCGGCTGCACAAGGCCGAGGACGCGCCGCATGTGCCGGACGCGCTGCCCTGAGGCCCGACGCGCTACCCTGAGGCCGGCTACGCCTTCAGGCTACCAACAGCCTCGCGCCGACCTGGTCAGAGGATGAAGGTCGAGATGCAGATGAAGAACGCGGCGAAGCTCAGCACGAACAACCGCACGTCGCGATCGTCGCGCATCCGCTGCTCATAGGCCGCGACTCGGCGCACATGGGTGCGGAACGGGTGGCGGCGGGGCTCTACCGCAAGTGCGACATGGCGTTGCATGCCGAAGAGTTAACACCTTGTTTACGAATTGGGCCAGCCCGCAATCGCGACGGCGCGAGTCCAGCTTCGAAACATTTGAAACGTCCGGATCAGCCCGGCGCGCGTCCTGTCGTCGCGCGGACCATCAGTTCGTGGCCGAGGGTAAGCAGCGGGTTCGGGGCATTGCCCGAAAGCATCAGGTCCGCCGCGGCCCAGGCCAGTTCGCGCACCGGCTGGCGAATCGTCGTCAGCGGCGGCCACACCGCGCGGGCCAGGTCCGAATCGTCGAACCCGGCGATCGACAGCGCGTCGGGAATCGCAATGTCGGCTTCATGCGCAACCGCCAGCGCGCCCGCCGCCATGTCGTCATTGCCGGCGAAGATCGCAGTCGGGCGCGGATCCCGCTGGAGCAGCATGCGCGCCGATTCGCCCCCTGAGGCGAAACTATAATCGCCCGCCACCACCAGCGCCGGATCGAACGCGATCCCGCTGGCCTCCAACGCGGCGCGATAGCCTTGCAGGCGATCCGCCGAGGACACGTGGCTTTCGGGCCCGCTGATGAACGCGATATCGCGGTGCCCCAGCCCGATCAAATGCTGGGTCAGTTCCCGCGCCGCGGCGACGTCGTCCATCGACGTCGCCATCCCCGCGCCCTTGCGAATACCCGGAGCGATTCGAACATAGGCGATGCCGCGCCGGTCCAGTTCGTCGAGCAATGCGGTCGCCTCGGTAACCGGCGGCGACAGGATCAGGCCGTCGAGATGCGTCTCGTCGATCAGCGCCAGGACGTTCTGGACCAGATCGCCCGACTGGCTGTCAACCGGCTGGAGCAACAGGCGAAATCCCAGCTCGGTGCAGCGTTGCTGCGCGCCGGCCTGGGTGTGGAAGACATAATAGGGGCTGGGATTGTCATAGAGCAGCGCGACTTGGAACGACTTCCGCCCGGCCAGCGTGCGCGCGGCGTGGCTGGGGCGAAAATTAAGCCTGGCAACGACTTCCTCGACCCGGCGGCGGGTCTCTTCGCTGACATGCTTTTCGTTGTTGAGCACGCGCGACACGGTCTTGAAAGAGACCCCCGCGATCTTCGACACTTCCTTGATCGTGGGACGTCCGCTCATATCGTTCCCCCGCCGAATGCGAATGCGCTCGGGTGTCGCACGCTTATTTGACACCGCTGCCTTGACGCAAGCGCCGAGTTCCGCCGGCACCGATCCCGACGCCGCTCCGAGCATCTGATACTGATGCCGGGGCAGCGCAACTATCGAACATAGCCGCAATATCCGCGATCAGATTCTATTTGTCGGACTAACGTTGACGACTCATACCGTCCGTGCATATGATCAGATCATATACGATAAGATATATAAAAACACAGGAGAGGGGGCTAACATGCCTAGATTGGAAAACTACGCTCGAGGTGCGTCTGCAATTGCGCTGGCTGCTGCGCTGGTCGTCGGGGGGGCTGCGCACGCGCAGACCACGCCGCCGCCAACGAGCAGCGAGCCCGTGCAGGCAGAGGAGGACAGGCCTGCGGTGCCGGCGCCGGTGCAAAGCGCCGAGACCATCGCCAACCAGGAAATCATCGTCACGGGTTCGCGGATCAAGGGCGTCGCCCCGGTCGGTTCGAACCTCGTGTCGGTCGGCCTCGAGACGATCGAGAAGACCGCGCCGGTCAACCTGTCGCAGCTCGTGAACACCGTGCCCTCGATCTCGACGTCGGGATCGCTGGCGCAGGCCGAAAGCGCATATTCCTATTACTCGCCGCAGATCCACAGCCTGGCAGGCTCGTCGTCCAACACCACGCTGGTGATTGTCGACGGCCTGCGCCTGCCCGGCGGCGGCCAGCAGTTCAACCAGACCGATCCGAACATCATCCCGGTAAGCGCGATCCAGCGCGTCGAAGTGCTCGCCGACGGCGCCTCGACTGCCTATGGCTCGGACGCCGTCGCGGGCGTGGTCAACTACATCACGCGCCGCACCTATGACGGGTTCGAAATGAACGTCCAGAAGGGCTTCGGCGACAGCTACCGCAACACTTCGGTCAGCGGCATCTGGGGCAAGACCTGGGGCACCGGCGGCGTCTATGTCGCGGGATCGTGGACCGAGCAGAACATCCTGTACAACCGCGATCGCCCGTTCACCAGCCGCGGCGACTATCGCTCGCTCGGCGGTTCGAACAACCTCAGCTTCTCGTGCCCCGACGCGACGATCACCGTCCAGCAGCGCGGCGGCGCCGCCGGTTCCAACATCGCCAACCAGGTGTTCCTGGGCCCGAACGCCACTTCGTCGGTCGCCAATACCGGCGCCAACGCGCCGTGCAACAACTCGCTGTACAGCGTGATGGTCCCCGGCCAGGGCCGCGGCAACGTCTACATGAAAGTCGTCAATGATTTCGGCGACAAGGTGTCGATGCAGTTCACGCTGAACTATAATCGCCAGCGCACGCATTCGCCGGGGACGCCGGGCACGATCAACGCGCTTGCCTATGGCGCGGGCGCTACCGGCGGCGCGACCAATCGTTTCCCCGATCAGTACAACCCATTCTTCGTGGCACCGGCCGGCGCGCCGACCACGACGATCGAGAACGTCAACGTCCTCGCGCTGCGCGCCGATGGCGATTATGGCGAGACGCGAACGCAGGCCGACGTGATCTATGCGACCTTCGTCGCCAATTACGCGATCAACGACAAATGGTCGCTGACCTTCAGCGACGCAGCAGGCTGGAACCGTTCGGGCACGGACGCGCTCAACACCTTCTGCGGTGCCTGCGCCAACCTCGCGCTGAACGGCACCACTCAGAACGGCAACGTGCTGGCATCGGCGGTCGCGGGGCAGAATGTCGTCGCGCTCAACCTGCCGCTGACCACCGCCAACGCCATCGATGTGTGGCGCCGCCTCGACAGCCCGACCAACCGCACCTCGGCGGCGGTCCAGCGTTCGCTCTATTCGAACGACTCAGGCAATACGAACCTCAACCAGTTCAACCAGGTCAAACTCGACTTGCAGGGCGCGCTGTTCGCACTGCCCGGCGGCGATCTGAAGGTTGCGATCGGCGGCGAATATTTCTGGCAGGACCAGCAGCAGAAGTTCATCGGCGGCAACAATACCGGCCCGACGACGACGGGTTCGGGCTATCGCAACTATGAATATGGCCGCAACGTCAAGTCGGTGTACGGCGAAGTCTACATCCCGGTCGTCGGTCCGGAGATGGAAATCCCCTTCATCCACAAGATCGACGTGTCGATCGCGGGTCGCTATGACAAGTTCAGTGACGTCGGCGACACGTCGAACCCGAAATTCGCGGCGAACTGGGAAGTGGTCGAGGGGCTCAAGCTCCGCGGCAACTATTCGCGCGCGTTCGTGGCGCCGCCGATCGGGGTGATCGGCGACCCCAGCCAGGGCTATCTCTACGCCTCGGGCTCGGTCGGGCCGACGGGCGCGCTCAACGTGCCCGTCTCGGCTTTCCCGAACGTCGTCAGCGTGCCCGGCGCGCGCATCCTCGACGCCAGCGGAAACGTATCGAGCACGCCCTGCACCGCGGCGAACGTGGCTGCGGTCGCCAATGCGCGGTGCCAGATCGGCACCGGACAGGCGGCGGACGGCAGCGCCGTCGGCGCGATGCGGCGTCAGCTCGGCGGCGGCTTCACCAACGAAGTCCCGCAAAAGGGGCGCAGCTGGTCGGTCGGCGTCGACTTCGCGCCGCGCTTCCTGCCCGGTTTCATGGCCGCGGTGACCTATTTCCACAACACCTTCATCGGCGGCGTGAGTTCGCCCAGCCCCGACGCGATCGTCAACGCCGCCGGTCTGCGCAACCTGCTGACGCTCTGCACCCAGCCCACGGGTTGCACCGCGGATCAGGTCAACACCTTCGCCAACATCCCGAACGGTGCGACGATCGGCGGCACGGTGCCGCTGGTGGTGGCCTATATGATCGACCAGTCGTCGCGGAACGCACTCGATCTCAACCTCGACGGCATCGACGGGTCGTTCAGCTACCGTACCCCCGAAACCGGCGTCGGCCGCTTCTCGCTGGGCACTGCGTTTACCTGGTTCACCAAGTTCCGTCAGAGCTTCACCGGCAGCCCCGACTTCTCGATCCTGAATACCTCGGGGTTCAACACGACCTTCCCGTCGGTGGCGTTCAAGAACCGCGCGCAATTCGGGTGGGAATATTCCGGCTTCGCAGCCGATATATTCTGGAACTACACCGGCGCCTATCGCAACTGGGGCCAGTCGATCGCGGCGATCACCCGTGACGCGAACGGCAATCCCAGCGGCGGCGGCGACCGCGTCCGCCCGAACAACATCTTCGATCTCCACCTTCAATATACGATCGGCGGCGAGAGCCTGATGCGCGGCTGGCAGATCTATGCCGATGTCCAGAACGTGTTCGACAAGGACCCGC from Sphingomonas hengshuiensis encodes the following:
- a CDS encoding molybdenum cofactor biosynthesis protein MoaE gives rise to the protein MIRVSVDPAPIELAVEVAALEERGAGGVASFTGVVRGDDGVTELMLEHYPGMTDATLIALAEAATARWRLLGVTIVHRVGAMVPGDRIVFVGTAASHRREALEACAYLIDRLKTDAPFWKRERRGDDAAWVEARASDGDAAARWG
- the pgsA gene encoding CDP-diacylglycerol--glycerol-3-phosphate 3-phosphatidyltransferase, with the protein product MLTLPNILTLSRIVTVPLLAAFLWWPEWRAGYAVAFAIYCLMGVTDYFDGYLARAQGTVSKLGVFLDPIADKIMIAAVILLLVGKTTATSGITGLHLVAALVILLREITVSGLREFLGGIQVSLPVSRLAKWKTALQLGALGLLILAGAVPEWGWVQQIGLIALWGAAVLTAITGWDYLRVGLKHMDT
- the moaD gene encoding molybdopterin converting factor subunit 1; translated protein: MAITMLYFAWVRERIGTGQERVDPPEAVVNVADLICWLAEQGPGHAAAFAEPARLRAAIDQKFVALDAPLAGAREVAIFPPVTGG
- a CDS encoding LacI family DNA-binding transcriptional regulator, which translates into the protein MSGRPTIKEVSKIAGVSFKTVSRVLNNEKHVSEETRRRVEEVVARLNFRPSHAARTLAGRKSFQVALLYDNPSPYYVFHTQAGAQQRCTELGFRLLLQPVDSQSGDLVQNVLALIDETHLDGLILSPPVTEATALLDELDRRGIAYVRIAPGIRKGAGMATSMDDVAAARELTQHLIGLGHRDIAFISGPESHVSSADRLQGYRAALEASGIAFDPALVVAGDYSFASGGESARMLLQRDPRPTAIFAGNDDMAAGALAVAHEADIAIPDALSIAGFDDSDLARAVWPPLTTIRQPVRELAWAAADLMLSGNAPNPLLTLGHELMVRATTGRAPG
- a CDS encoding MFS transporter, whose product is MIGALGLMKERRFLPLFCTQFLGAFNDNLFKNAMVFFATYQIFSSVEAETKFSAIATGIFILPFFLFSALAGQLADSYDKARIMRIIKAAEIGIMLVGAAGIFLKSLPLMLVALVGMGIHSTFFGPIKYAVLPQHLDEDQVLAGTGMVEAGTYIAILCGTIAGGLISPTAAAITVIAIATLGWFTSLKIPPAPPLVSLKLDFNIFRSSYRLIAATMHIRRLFLAIIAISVFWTIAAVLAVLFPPLVKNVFHSQKDVASVFLAIFSVGIAIGSVIINRLLKGHVSAKYAVASVLAMAVFVADFHFAARFWPIHDGPLLKTIDFISMPSAWRVLVDLSAISITGGMFVVPLYAFLTTTVEKSQTARTVAANNIVNSGFMVAGSVGIFGITNIPGVSVDDAIWVVFALCLASAVAAWRLHKAEDAPHVPDALP
- a CDS encoding ribbon-helix-helix domain-containing protein, whose translation is MSKPMNLNVRISGPLSDFVSRNVGEEGLYENVSEYVRDLIRRDKERVEREMFEALKAELQRAFASPEEDAVYVDRESFLERLRARHR